In Strigops habroptila isolate Jane chromosome 2, bStrHab1.2.pri, whole genome shotgun sequence, one genomic interval encodes:
- the NYX gene encoding nyctalopin isoform X2 — translation MFAIILNVILWVPHVHAVWACVRSCPANCVCTQERSCSVLCDRVGLGQIPSQFPCEASSINLDKNSIKFLSERAFGTLPSLKSLSLNHNNISFITPGAFKGLPSLTELKMAHNEYIRYLHTRTFTALKRLVKLDLADCNLFNIPDRIFIELPALQELFCFQNNFRRIPGAIRGMENLTHIYLERNRIEAVAYNSLQGLTKLKYLNLQDNKINVVHERAFQGCQKMEYLYLNDNLISELPENSFDGLRCLKMLNLGGNFLRNISNTWFRDLGELEVLYLDRNRINYIEDRAFENLTSLVALHLNSNNLTTLPFSVFQPVYFLGRLYLFRNPWECDCRIEWLKEWMENYRLVRDISCASPSSVAGIDLMDVLYKRSPEGYCLDPVELNITSEGPTPSEEPWSTTESKFNSFISKLLLQMGLSEEVANTTEVYSNTTQLDGLTDGVSSGVGEDSMEAVSFSFYLPALFTVIVWQCK, via the exons ATGTTTGCGATCATTTTAAATG TGATCCTTTGGGTCCCCCATGTCCATGCGGTGTGGGCCTGTGTGCGGTCCTGCCCTGCCAACTGCGTGTGCACTCAAGAGCGGAGCTGCTCCGTCCTCTGCGATCGTGTTGGTCTGGGGCAGATCCCTAGCCAGTTCCCTTGTGAAGCCTCCTCTATCAACCTGGACAAAAACAGCATCAAGTTCCTCTCCGAGAGGGCCTTTGGGACCTTGCCTTCACTCAAGTCCCTGTCTCTCAATCACAACAATATCTCCTTCATCACCCCAGGGGCTTTCAAGGGGCTGCCCAGCTTGACTGAACTGAAGATGGCCCACAATGAGTACATTCGCTATCTCCACACGCGGACTTTCACTGCCCTCAAACGGCTGGTGAAGCTGGACCTGGCGGACTGCAACCTTTTCAACATCCCAGACAGGATCTTCATTGAGCTGCCTGCTCTACAGGAGCTCTTTTGCTTCCAGAACAACTTCCGGAGGATCCCAGGTGCCATCAGGGGCATGGAGAACCTGACCCACATTTACCTGGAGAGAAACAGGATTGAAGCGGTAGCCTATAACTCCCTGCAGGGCCTGACCAAGTTGAAATACCTGAATCTGCAGGACAACAAGATAAATGTAGTTCATGAGCGAGCTTTTCAGGGCTGCCAGAAGATGGAATACCTGTACCTGAATGACAATTTGATCAGCGAGCTTCCAGAAAATTCCTTTGATGGCCTGAGGTGCCTGAAGATGCTCAACCTGGGGGGGAATTTTCTTAGGAACATTTCCAACACCTGGTTCAGGGACCTGGGGGAGCTGGAGGTCCTCTACCTGGACCGCAACAGGATCAACTACATTGAGGACAGGGCTTTTGAAAACCTCACCAGCCTGGTTGCGTTGCACTTGAACAGCAACAACCTGACAACCCTGcccttttctgtcttccagcCAGTGTACTTCCTTGGGCGGCTGTACCTCTTCCGCAACCCCTGGGAGTGTGACTGCCGCATTGAGTGGCTGAAGGAGTGGATGGAGAATTACAGGCTTGTCAGGGATATTTCCTGTGCTTCCCCCTCCTCGGTAGCTGGGATTGACCTGATGGACGTGCTCTACAAGAGATCTCCAGAAGGTTACTGTCTTGACCCGGTGGAGCTAAACATCACATCCGAAGGCCCGACCCCAAGTGAAGAGCCTTGGTCTACCACAGAGAGCAAGTTCAACAGCTTTATCTCCAAACTCTTGCTCCAGATGGGCCTTTCTGAAGAGGTGGCAAATACCACTGAAGTCTACAGTAACACCACGCAGCTGGATGGACTGACTGATGGGGTTTCTTCTGGGGTAGGGGAAGACAGTATGGAGgctgtctccttttctttttaccttccAGCACTTTTTACAGTGATTGTTTGGCAGTGCAAATAG
- the NYX gene encoding nyctalopin isoform X1, with protein sequence MPLVNNQVILWVPHVHAVWACVRSCPANCVCTQERSCSVLCDRVGLGQIPSQFPCEASSINLDKNSIKFLSERAFGTLPSLKSLSLNHNNISFITPGAFKGLPSLTELKMAHNEYIRYLHTRTFTALKRLVKLDLADCNLFNIPDRIFIELPALQELFCFQNNFRRIPGAIRGMENLTHIYLERNRIEAVAYNSLQGLTKLKYLNLQDNKINVVHERAFQGCQKMEYLYLNDNLISELPENSFDGLRCLKMLNLGGNFLRNISNTWFRDLGELEVLYLDRNRINYIEDRAFENLTSLVALHLNSNNLTTLPFSVFQPVYFLGRLYLFRNPWECDCRIEWLKEWMENYRLVRDISCASPSSVAGIDLMDVLYKRSPEGYCLDPVELNITSEGPTPSEEPWSTTESKFNSFISKLLLQMGLSEEVANTTEVYSNTTQLDGLTDGVSSGVGEDSMEAVSFSFYLPALFTVIVWQCK encoded by the exons ATGCCACTAGTGAATAATCAAG TGATCCTTTGGGTCCCCCATGTCCATGCGGTGTGGGCCTGTGTGCGGTCCTGCCCTGCCAACTGCGTGTGCACTCAAGAGCGGAGCTGCTCCGTCCTCTGCGATCGTGTTGGTCTGGGGCAGATCCCTAGCCAGTTCCCTTGTGAAGCCTCCTCTATCAACCTGGACAAAAACAGCATCAAGTTCCTCTCCGAGAGGGCCTTTGGGACCTTGCCTTCACTCAAGTCCCTGTCTCTCAATCACAACAATATCTCCTTCATCACCCCAGGGGCTTTCAAGGGGCTGCCCAGCTTGACTGAACTGAAGATGGCCCACAATGAGTACATTCGCTATCTCCACACGCGGACTTTCACTGCCCTCAAACGGCTGGTGAAGCTGGACCTGGCGGACTGCAACCTTTTCAACATCCCAGACAGGATCTTCATTGAGCTGCCTGCTCTACAGGAGCTCTTTTGCTTCCAGAACAACTTCCGGAGGATCCCAGGTGCCATCAGGGGCATGGAGAACCTGACCCACATTTACCTGGAGAGAAACAGGATTGAAGCGGTAGCCTATAACTCCCTGCAGGGCCTGACCAAGTTGAAATACCTGAATCTGCAGGACAACAAGATAAATGTAGTTCATGAGCGAGCTTTTCAGGGCTGCCAGAAGATGGAATACCTGTACCTGAATGACAATTTGATCAGCGAGCTTCCAGAAAATTCCTTTGATGGCCTGAGGTGCCTGAAGATGCTCAACCTGGGGGGGAATTTTCTTAGGAACATTTCCAACACCTGGTTCAGGGACCTGGGGGAGCTGGAGGTCCTCTACCTGGACCGCAACAGGATCAACTACATTGAGGACAGGGCTTTTGAAAACCTCACCAGCCTGGTTGCGTTGCACTTGAACAGCAACAACCTGACAACCCTGcccttttctgtcttccagcCAGTGTACTTCCTTGGGCGGCTGTACCTCTTCCGCAACCCCTGGGAGTGTGACTGCCGCATTGAGTGGCTGAAGGAGTGGATGGAGAATTACAGGCTTGTCAGGGATATTTCCTGTGCTTCCCCCTCCTCGGTAGCTGGGATTGACCTGATGGACGTGCTCTACAAGAGATCTCCAGAAGGTTACTGTCTTGACCCGGTGGAGCTAAACATCACATCCGAAGGCCCGACCCCAAGTGAAGAGCCTTGGTCTACCACAGAGAGCAAGTTCAACAGCTTTATCTCCAAACTCTTGCTCCAGATGGGCCTTTCTGAAGAGGTGGCAAATACCACTGAAGTCTACAGTAACACCACGCAGCTGGATGGACTGACTGATGGGGTTTCTTCTGGGGTAGGGGAAGACAGTATGGAGgctgtctccttttctttttaccttccAGCACTTTTTACAGTGATTGTTTGGCAGTGCAAATAG